A region from the Stygiolobus caldivivus genome encodes:
- a CDS encoding helicase HerA domain-containing protein, whose product MEELYTDKLIEQLKARVKEANDVVSKFSKDGRVIGKVTRFEYVNIGSKPLIKVDISFESYFQNPVKRGEVIAIASIIPKVIVIGSVDMITRGDMMTALGIREIRGREDPSTIITNTVLTINPLAEVRVEDLEKGAPRPTPVVSPIDPQSPVFLPKDELVEIALNMPKEGVTIGNVFSGFEKIGARVVLDEETLRHHVLIIGTTGSGKTTLLKSVIFDRGIPKQSVVFDRQGDFVRFAMEKGLEGSVIVPVTKQLLETYNTFEEMVQQRYCQGAEGLGDYVSCGDLKFYPYSLKFSKVFRTFNQISPYMSDQASMMWEPIYNRFKANLYHFLMELVVGSNKPLSDDHKALVNKLFGWVLNHMALSNLVDEPLELTGELLKEVNSKVTSSKRVSKRVQHGNQSVEYVIIKKEGGNDKLGGGPNPSITFQLFDLLKYVMEEDLDLHSSTESNINRLLRSLNDFGIFDIPNTINEIPDDVLNSELVIVDLSFLLESTESTDPLSIIVYKVLNEVYGFKDKWYKENPKKTFLTLLVMDEAHEFFPKLGVKSQSPR is encoded by the coding sequence AAGGACGGGAGAGTAATAGGCAAAGTCACGAGGTTTGAGTACGTTAACATAGGGAGTAAACCCCTCATAAAAGTGGACATCTCCTTTGAGAGCTATTTCCAGAACCCCGTGAAGAGGGGGGAGGTAATCGCTATAGCCTCAATAATCCCGAAAGTCATCGTCATCGGCTCAGTCGACATGATAACCAGAGGGGACATGATGACCGCCTTAGGGATAAGGGAGATAAGGGGTAGGGAAGACCCGTCGACTATAATAACGAACACAGTCCTGACAATAAACCCCCTCGCAGAAGTCAGGGTAGAAGACTTGGAGAAGGGGGCCCCAAGGCCTACTCCCGTAGTCTCCCCCATAGACCCCCAGTCCCCCGTGTTCCTGCCTAAAGACGAGCTGGTAGAAATAGCCCTGAACATGCCTAAGGAAGGGGTGACAATAGGGAACGTGTTTTCGGGCTTTGAGAAGATAGGGGCGAGGGTAGTGCTTGACGAAGAGACCCTGAGGCACCACGTCCTGATAATAGGGACTACCGGGTCGGGGAAGACTACCCTCTTAAAGTCCGTCATATTCGACCGGGGTATACCCAAGCAGTCAGTCGTTTTCGACAGGCAGGGGGACTTCGTCAGGTTCGCCATGGAGAAGGGGCTAGAAGGGTCAGTAATCGTCCCCGTCACTAAACAGCTCTTAGAGACCTATAATACCTTTGAGGAAATGGTCCAGCAGAGGTACTGCCAAGGCGCTGAGGGCCTCGGGGACTACGTCAGTTGCGGGGACCTTAAGTTCTACCCTTACTCACTTAAGTTCTCTAAAGTGTTCAGGACTTTCAACCAGATCAGCCCCTATATGAGCGACCAAGCGTCGATGATGTGGGAACCGATATATAACAGGTTTAAAGCCAACCTGTACCACTTCTTAATGGAACTGGTGGTAGGGAGCAATAAACCCCTAAGTGACGACCATAAGGCATTGGTCAACAAGTTGTTCGGTTGGGTCTTAAATCATATGGCCCTCAGTAACTTGGTGGACGAACCCTTAGAACTGACCGGGGAACTCCTCAAGGAGGTTAACTCTAAGGTCACGAGTAGTAAAAGGGTGTCAAAGAGGGTCCAACACGGTAACCAGAGCGTAGAGTACGTGATAATAAAGAAGGAGGGAGGAAACGATAAGCTCGGTGGGGGCCCTAACCCTTCAATTACCTTCCAACTCTTCGACCTCCTGAAATACGTCATGGAAGAGGACTTAGACTTACACTCCAGTACGGAGTCAAACATTAACAGGCTCCTCAGGAGCTTAAACGACTTCGGCATATTCGACATCCCTAATACGATAAACGAAATCCCTGATGACGTACTGAACTCTGAACTGGTAATAGTAGACTTATCGTTCCTGCTAGAGTCCACAGAGTCCACAGACCCCCTCAGTATTATCGTATACAAAGTGTTAAACGAGGTGTACGGCTTCAAGGACAAGTGGTATAAGGAGAACCCAAAGAAGACGTTCCTCACGTTGCTTGTAATGGACGAAGCACATGAGTTCTTCCCCAAGCTAGGGGTGAAGTCTCAAAGTCCACGATAG
- a CDS encoding type II toxin-antitoxin system VapC family toxin: MIFLDANFLIYLNLGVRGVEEFYYKLLSEENTALDPLVIDEVVYVSKKKYGVKYEDTLEFLDNVVLPYSVVFPITVEEYKRAKDIMLVGLKPSDAFHVAVMLNNSVLRVVSEDADFDKVKGVQRVWLR; this comes from the coding sequence GTGATTTTCCTCGACGCTAACTTCCTCATCTATTTGAACTTAGGTGTAAGAGGAGTAGAAGAGTTTTATTATAAGCTCCTCAGTGAGGAAAATACTGCACTGGACCCCTTAGTTATTGATGAAGTAGTCTATGTGTCTAAGAAGAAATACGGTGTGAAGTATGAAGACACTTTGGAGTTTTTAGACAATGTAGTCCTCCCGTACTCTGTAGTATTCCCTATAACGGTTGAGGAGTATAAGAGGGCGAAGGACATAATGCTGGTGGGCTTAAAGCCATCCGACGCTTTCCATGTAGCTGTTATGTTAAATAACTCCGTCTTAAGGGTCGTCAGTGAAGACGCAGACTTCGATAAAGTGAAGGGTGTCCAAAGGGTTTGGCTTAGATAA
- a CDS encoding APC family permease → MKLGWLRKEVLHINDLIPLSTSSVAPTFSIAAAYGSMVSIMGPHAIMAVVLSFPFFLFASIIFRQLNRKAPHAGASYHWGMKFMGKKYAAFQFWIVTLAYFLSLPPIIIPAGEYTLDMLYRLGLITRSTELSVFWDSIVGILWAIVAAIPLILGAKPTARFTEAFLIVELTILGSFIGIGLISLNSHEVNNFSWDWFFDPKYFSSPNSFLALAATMVIVATILDGWEIDSYASEESKKPHKWPGLSGIVGLLSVFLIYMITMPIMTIETPIPALSSSVDPLARWASYVIPQYVWLMDIAVITSTASSLWLTAYILSRAWYAGARDGILPEFFGWTHSRTNSPVLNVLVLTALEVLVQVLELAFPSVSSFFGIVLTGAGAFLLAEFGMDAITATVVWWRSRAVKPVDWTVRIISPLTAIVMVGIVIVGVINAGSAFQVQPSIYAVTLGVLASFGLLFVYRSEKYKLVVPEWLKIDDKTILKDEK, encoded by the coding sequence ATGAAGTTAGGTTGGCTAAGGAAAGAAGTATTACACATAAACGATCTGATACCTCTCTCAACTTCCAGTGTAGCACCAACGTTCAGTATAGCAGCAGCTTATGGAAGTATGGTATCAATCATGGGCCCCCATGCTATAATGGCAGTAGTGCTATCGTTTCCCTTCTTCCTTTTCGCTTCAATAATATTCAGGCAGCTAAATAGGAAAGCGCCCCACGCCGGGGCCTCGTACCACTGGGGGATGAAATTCATGGGCAAAAAATACGCTGCTTTTCAATTCTGGATCGTTACACTGGCCTATTTCCTATCCCTACCCCCGATAATAATACCTGCCGGGGAATATACGTTGGACATGTTATATAGGCTGGGGTTGATCACGAGAAGTACGGAATTAAGTGTGTTCTGGGACTCTATAGTAGGTATATTATGGGCGATTGTAGCCGCAATACCCCTCATACTAGGAGCTAAGCCCACAGCCAGGTTCACAGAAGCCTTCCTGATCGTGGAATTAACCATTTTAGGTAGCTTTATAGGTATAGGTCTCATTTCCTTAAACTCTCACGAAGTTAACAATTTCAGTTGGGACTGGTTCTTCGACCCCAAATATTTTTCATCCCCGAATAGCTTCTTGGCTTTAGCAGCTACAATGGTTATTGTCGCCACCATCTTGGACGGGTGGGAGATAGACAGCTATGCATCCGAAGAGTCTAAAAAGCCCCACAAGTGGCCCGGTCTATCTGGTATTGTTGGGCTCCTCTCAGTATTCCTGATTTACATGATCACTATGCCAATAATGACTATTGAAACACCTATCCCTGCCCTGTCATCTTCTGTAGACCCACTGGCCAGGTGGGCATCTTACGTGATCCCTCAATACGTATGGTTAATGGATATAGCAGTTATTACTTCTACAGCCAGTTCGCTGTGGCTTACCGCTTACATCCTATCCCGGGCTTGGTATGCGGGTGCTAGGGATGGAATACTACCGGAATTTTTCGGGTGGACACACTCCAGAACTAACTCACCCGTCTTAAACGTGTTAGTTTTGACTGCACTCGAGGTCTTGGTTCAAGTGCTGGAACTCGCTTTTCCCTCTGTGTCGTCATTCTTCGGTATCGTACTCACCGGGGCTGGTGCTTTCCTGTTAGCCGAATTCGGTATGGACGCAATAACAGCAACAGTTGTTTGGTGGAGGAGCAGGGCTGTAAAACCTGTTGACTGGACAGTAAGGATAATATCGCCCTTAACTGCAATAGTAATGGTAGGAATTGTAATTGTAGGCGTTATAAATGCAGGTTCGGCCTTTCAGGTTCAGCCTTCCATTTACGCTGTCACTCTAGGGGTACTCGCGTCGTTTGGTTTACTTTTTGTTTATCGTTCTGAAAAATATAAATTAGTTGTACCGGAGTGGTTAAAAATAGATGATAAGACAATTTTAAAAGATGAAAAATAA
- a CDS encoding nickel-dependent hydrogenase large subunit yields MSLLDLEVIDLDVEIRKGKVVRARSSGNRVRDFDKVFLGKRADKLYQLLPRILATCGQSHILAYTQVGKSSVEITQALVILEIIESHIKHPYAYWFPYTVKDPAYSFPNGDKFKKIIKISQGIKSLMERIGGKWPHTDYLESKKKVTVKEEWIRDVKTIIEKEVIGMDLQQFMDLSSIDELKGDVKLLVESGQEFDTPSGLDKHLVIGFPFNYSGDIKKIEDKGLEVFYEGEKVEVGPLAQALTFDNFTRRYYYRRGPSPLLRELSRLRVMGKLLLMLSDIDIESKGFEIEEGNYVSHLESIRGSLIHTFEINKGIVSSYRILQPTTFIAQPGGALEKSLEGITVDDPKNPIGILLTVASLDTCFVTRINVYSEGKLVTQRRVGGFC; encoded by the coding sequence ATGAGCTTGTTAGATTTAGAGGTAATCGATTTAGATGTGGAAATAAGGAAAGGAAAGGTGGTAAGGGCGAGGAGTTCCGGCAACAGGGTCAGGGATTTCGATAAAGTGTTCTTAGGGAAGAGGGCTGACAAGCTCTATCAGCTCCTACCGAGGATCTTAGCTACTTGCGGACAATCACATATTTTGGCTTACACGCAGGTAGGAAAGTCTTCCGTAGAAATTACACAAGCCTTAGTCATCCTTGAAATAATAGAGAGCCATATAAAACACCCTTACGCCTACTGGTTCCCTTACACCGTGAAAGACCCCGCTTATTCCTTTCCCAACGGAGATAAGTTTAAGAAGATCATCAAAATTTCACAAGGGATAAAAAGTTTAATGGAGAGAATAGGAGGAAAGTGGCCCCATACAGACTACCTTGAATCTAAGAAAAAGGTAACGGTTAAGGAGGAATGGATCAGGGACGTAAAGACAATAATTGAAAAGGAGGTTATAGGGATGGACTTACAACAGTTCATGGATTTAAGTTCAATTGATGAACTGAAAGGAGACGTAAAACTTCTGGTAGAAAGCGGTCAAGAATTTGATACTCCGTCAGGGCTGGACAAACATTTGGTAATAGGGTTTCCGTTCAATTATTCGGGGGATATTAAAAAAATTGAAGATAAGGGCTTGGAGGTCTTTTATGAGGGTGAGAAGGTTGAGGTAGGCCCTTTAGCCCAAGCACTAACGTTTGACAATTTTACCAGGAGATATTACTATAGGAGAGGACCTTCGCCTTTACTCAGGGAGCTATCCAGACTTAGAGTTATGGGAAAACTGCTGTTAATGTTGTCGGATATAGATATTGAATCGAAAGGTTTTGAGATAGAGGAAGGAAATTACGTCTCACACCTAGAGTCTATAAGAGGGTCATTAATACATACTTTTGAAATTAACAAGGGGATAGTTTCGTCTTACAGAATCCTTCAACCAACTACGTTTATCGCTCAGCCCGGCGGTGCACTTGAGAAGAGTTTAGAGGGAATTACGGTCGACGACCCAAAGAACCCTATAGGAATATTGTTAACTGTGGCTTCTTTAGACACATGCTTTGTAACGAGGATTAATGTATATAGTGAAGGAAAACTAGTAACTCAGAGAAGAGTAGGGGGGTTTTGCTGA
- a CDS encoding hydrogenase codes for MTKNILWLQGGACGGNTLSFLNADQPDVLTFLEDNNAKLLWHPSLSLESGEKVREILTSILRGRVRLDVLIFEGTVILGPNNTGRFNMFAGRPMKDWLRELVQVADYVVAVGDCASFGGVPASDPNPTQSTGLQFHKKEKGGFLGSGFKSVKGLPVINISGCPAHPSWITTTLIQVLSDRLTSEDLDEYQRPKFIYSTTTQFGCPRNIYFSYKIGLKEFGHQEGCLYFNLGCKGSYTRSPCNLILWNNQSSKTRVGTPCFGCTEFDFPTFNFFMTEKNRSGIPKRLPLGVSRGSYTTFSAVARATAPNYLLKPLNKKKGEEADWLE; via the coding sequence ATGACAAAAAATATTTTATGGTTACAAGGTGGCGCATGTGGCGGGAACACTTTATCCTTCCTTAACGCTGATCAGCCCGACGTTTTAACCTTCCTTGAAGACAATAATGCCAAGCTCCTTTGGCATCCTTCACTTTCCCTAGAGTCCGGAGAAAAAGTGAGGGAAATTTTAACTTCGATCCTCAGAGGAAGAGTCCGCTTAGATGTACTTATCTTTGAAGGTACAGTGATCCTAGGGCCGAATAACACCGGAAGATTTAACATGTTTGCAGGGAGGCCCATGAAAGACTGGTTAAGGGAATTAGTCCAAGTAGCAGATTACGTGGTGGCTGTGGGTGATTGTGCGAGTTTCGGAGGGGTACCAGCCTCAGACCCCAACCCTACCCAGTCAACAGGCTTACAATTCCACAAAAAAGAAAAAGGGGGATTTCTAGGGAGCGGGTTTAAGAGCGTTAAAGGCCTACCGGTAATTAACATTTCAGGCTGTCCAGCTCACCCATCATGGATAACTACTACACTTATTCAGGTTCTCTCTGACAGGCTTACCTCGGAAGACCTGGACGAATATCAGAGGCCTAAATTTATTTACTCCACGACTACGCAGTTTGGTTGTCCAAGAAACATTTACTTTAGCTATAAAATAGGGTTAAAAGAATTCGGGCATCAAGAAGGTTGTCTTTACTTCAACTTAGGGTGCAAGGGTTCTTACACTAGGTCTCCGTGTAACCTAATCCTATGGAACAACCAAAGTAGCAAGACTAGGGTGGGAACTCCTTGCTTCGGATGTACTGAGTTCGATTTCCCTACGTTTAATTTCTTCATGACCGAAAAGAACAGGAGTGGGATCCCTAAAAGACTTCCCTTAGGGGTAAGTAGGGGTAGTTACACTACTTTTTCAGCAGTAGCTAGAGCAACGGCTCCTAACTACTTGCTCAAGCCCTTAAACAAGAAAAAAGGAGAAGAGGCAGATTGGCTTGAATGA
- a CDS encoding right-handed parallel beta-helix repeat-containing protein — MVTERTQYFTLIITLLLIISICPHLGLNAVILSEVGSKPKVIPPDLVIDHVKNVAFDNITTSCITIKDSRNITIEGSYIHNSQYFGISIINSSNVLIFNDTVVGNNYDGVNIQNSSNVFIQFNNISFNGHDGITVWEGSQNITISSNVLVGNQYGIFILGSNNVSVTRNQVINSTIYDVYLYDPAYVEVKDNVIIGGGAGVEVDYGDFIYVSDNVISHDQVGVYLGLGIYNMSLCYNNISFSKYFGLVIHYYPQPFLSKGNIFKSAPTIYFFQRPNSTNTVEKQSAPTIITSPHKKSVLVSPIAVAVLATAVSLTFLSLLKRRRKG; from the coding sequence ATGGTGACCGAGAGAACACAGTATTTTACACTCATAATTACCTTACTATTAATAATCAGCATCTGTCCTCATTTAGGTCTGAATGCGGTAATATTGTCTGAAGTAGGTAGCAAACCTAAAGTTATTCCTCCCGACCTCGTGATCGATCACGTTAAAAACGTCGCATTCGATAACATTACAACGAGTTGTATTACGATTAAGGACTCAAGGAATATAACAATAGAGGGCTCTTACATACACAATAGTCAATATTTTGGTATTTCGATTATAAATTCGTCTAATGTGTTAATATTTAACGATACAGTGGTAGGGAACAACTATGATGGTGTGAATATACAAAATTCGTCTAACGTCTTTATCCAGTTCAACAATATTTCATTTAACGGTCACGACGGAATAACCGTATGGGAAGGGAGCCAGAACATAACCATAAGCAGTAACGTACTCGTGGGTAACCAATACGGCATATTCATTTTAGGTAGTAATAATGTTAGCGTAACACGAAATCAGGTTATTAACTCTACAATATACGACGTATACCTATATGATCCTGCTTACGTTGAAGTAAAAGATAACGTAATCATAGGTGGAGGAGCAGGTGTAGAAGTAGATTACGGTGATTTCATTTACGTGAGTGATAATGTTATAAGCCATGACCAAGTAGGAGTTTATCTAGGTTTAGGCATATACAACATGAGCTTATGCTATAATAACATTTCTTTTTCCAAATATTTTGGCTTGGTTATACACTATTATCCTCAACCTTTTCTCTCTAAAGGAAACATATTTAAGTCCGCCCCTACTATTTACTTTTTCCAGAGACCTAACTCAACGAACACAGTTGAAAAGCAGTCCGCCCCTACGATCATTACATCTCCGCATAAAAAATCCGTGTTAGTATCTCCTATTGCGGTTGCTGTTTTGGCTACCGCCGTGTCGCTAACCTTTCTTTCCCTGCTCAAGAGAAGACGTAAGGGCTAA
- a CDS encoding AbrB/MazE/SpoVT family DNA-binding domain-containing protein, with protein sequence MALKVEVGKKGYVIIPKSIRDLVGIKEGDVLILRVTDGKIILEPERKVDLESLRKYMEGHKKKISYAKEAKLGELANISLEEEFE encoded by the coding sequence TTGGCCCTGAAGGTGGAAGTCGGGAAAAAAGGTTACGTAATAATCCCTAAAAGTATAAGGGACCTCGTCGGGATTAAAGAGGGGGACGTACTAATACTACGTGTCACAGACGGGAAAATTATCCTCGAGCCTGAAAGGAAAGTCGACCTCGAGTCCTTGAGGAAATATATGGAGGGACACAAGAAGAAAATATCGTATGCAAAGGAGGCTAAGTTAGGTGAGCTGGCTAATATAAGCCTAGAGGAGGAATTTGAGTGA
- a CDS encoding nickel-dependent hydrogenase large subunit gives MNEKVISPFNRVEGDLDVKLIYDKNKIVDVKFSSNLFRGIEVILKGKNPLDSLVITPRICGICGASHLYAAVSALEMAYKAEVPFNAVKIRNVMSMAEICQNDVRHTYLMFLIDVTNKRYKDTEFYPEIVKKLSPMIGTSYREAFKWSKKYTEIYAIFGGQWPHGSAMVPGGITADPQQQDIVKAKGIIRQVTKEFWEKTVLGGPLDQFLETVRSLKDLEQWSEDYKEGDISLIYKFGVEMGLDHLGYGSGILMSYGHLPVEEYSYDSELRDLKRRFRGGLYFISSDTLDSIDQRNILEFVNFSHYTYSRGDTAGLHPFEGETVPEISDGKYTFTKCFRYRYKGSLVAPEVGALSMMSISASPLITDMVKKKGPSVLARVISRIVRVSLFHKLMEEELDQFVIGKPTYKKVNQRDGTGFGLVEAARGALGHWVVIKDGKISNYQIVTPTQINMGPEDPWGNKSHLAKALIGVEVADPRDPIEAYHVIRAQDPCLVCTVH, from the coding sequence TTGAATGAGAAAGTTATAAGCCCTTTTAATAGAGTTGAGGGAGACTTAGACGTAAAACTAATATATGACAAAAACAAAATCGTTGATGTCAAATTCTCATCCAACTTATTCAGGGGAATAGAGGTAATACTCAAGGGGAAGAACCCGTTAGACAGCCTGGTCATAACCCCTAGAATTTGCGGAATTTGCGGGGCATCACACTTATACGCTGCGGTGTCAGCTTTAGAAATGGCTTATAAAGCAGAAGTACCTTTTAACGCAGTCAAAATACGTAATGTAATGAGTATGGCTGAAATCTGCCAAAACGACGTCAGACATACGTATCTGATGTTCCTGATCGATGTAACCAATAAGAGATACAAGGACACAGAGTTCTACCCGGAAATAGTGAAAAAACTCTCTCCTATGATCGGGACTTCGTATAGGGAAGCGTTTAAATGGTCAAAAAAATACACTGAAATATACGCCATTTTTGGAGGACAGTGGCCCCACGGTTCCGCGATGGTACCGGGCGGTATAACAGCTGACCCTCAACAACAGGATATTGTAAAAGCTAAAGGGATTATAAGGCAAGTAACAAAGGAGTTTTGGGAAAAGACAGTCCTAGGAGGTCCGTTAGACCAATTCCTTGAGACAGTAAGGAGTTTAAAAGACCTCGAGCAGTGGAGTGAAGATTATAAGGAGGGTGATATCTCGTTAATTTATAAGTTCGGTGTCGAGATGGGACTGGATCACTTGGGATATGGTTCAGGAATACTGATGAGTTACGGACACCTTCCCGTGGAAGAATATTCTTATGACAGCGAGTTAAGGGATTTGAAAAGGCGTTTCAGAGGCGGTCTATATTTCATATCATCGGACACGTTAGACAGTATAGACCAGAGAAATATCTTAGAGTTTGTTAACTTCTCCCACTACACCTATTCTAGGGGAGATACAGCGGGGCTACACCCATTTGAGGGGGAAACCGTACCAGAAATAAGCGATGGGAAATACACTTTCACTAAGTGCTTCAGGTATAGATATAAGGGCTCACTCGTGGCCCCTGAAGTGGGGGCATTATCGATGATGTCCATAAGTGCTAGTCCTCTTATTACGGACATGGTAAAAAAGAAGGGACCAAGTGTCCTCGCAAGGGTTATATCTAGAATAGTGAGGGTTTCACTGTTTCATAAATTAATGGAGGAAGAGCTCGACCAGTTCGTCATCGGCAAACCGACATATAAGAAAGTTAACCAGAGGGATGGAACGGGTTTTGGTCTAGTCGAGGCCGCAAGAGGAGCACTAGGGCATTGGGTAGTTATAAAGGACGGAAAAATAAGTAATTATCAGATAGTGACACCTACTCAGATAAATATGGGCCCTGAAGATCCTTGGGGGAATAAGAGCCACTTGGCTAAGGCACTTATAGGAGTCGAAGTAGCTGATCCAAGAGATCCAATAGAGGCGTACCACGTAATTAGGGCCCAGGATCCGTGCTTAGTATGTACAGTCCATTAA
- a CDS encoding rhodanese-like domain-containing protein, whose protein sequence is MEIIGGKTPYFPNILDVFPSVARKLYKRGEAVIVDIRQPWEYQEHHIPGSVLIPLDYFDFLFPRFIERTQLSQVAVICEHANRSTYLVYSKPYLFDGLRAYNVIGGIDLWIRMGYEVQKGIDDNGKLWYKLLKSK, encoded by the coding sequence ATGGAAATAATAGGAGGAAAAACCCCGTATTTCCCCAACATATTAGACGTGTTTCCTTCAGTGGCTAGGAAGCTGTATAAAAGGGGGGAAGCTGTAATAGTGGACATCAGGCAACCTTGGGAGTACCAAGAACACCACATCCCCGGGTCGGTACTCATACCCCTAGATTATTTTGACTTTCTGTTCCCACGGTTCATTGAGCGCACACAGTTAAGTCAAGTGGCTGTGATATGTGAACACGCTAACAGGTCGACATATTTAGTCTACAGTAAGCCCTATTTATTCGACGGATTAAGGGCTTATAACGTAATAGGTGGTATAGACTTATGGATCAGGATGGGGTACGAAGTCCAAAAAGGCATCGATGATAACGGCAAGCTATGGTATAAACTATTAAAGAGCAAGTAG
- a CDS encoding winged helix-turn-helix transcriptional regulator, whose protein sequence is MSSKCCIKDEDLCMAYSSRLFELIAKKYTYAILIILDKYGRLRFNELQRKMSGITQKALSTRLKELEELKLVKREVEQEPLRVYYSLTTEGRAVKNAIQILISVINLIDNEHKDTFLC, encoded by the coding sequence ATGTCCTCTAAATGCTGTATTAAGGATGAAGATCTATGTATGGCCTATTCTTCGAGGCTGTTCGAACTGATAGCCAAGAAATATACTTATGCTATCCTTATTATTTTAGATAAATACGGTAGGTTAAGGTTTAATGAACTTCAACGTAAGATGAGCGGGATAACTCAGAAGGCATTGTCTACCCGTTTAAAGGAGTTGGAAGAGCTTAAACTGGTAAAGAGGGAGGTCGAGCAAGAGCCTCTGAGGGTCTATTATTCCCTGACTACTGAAGGTAGGGCAGTGAAGAACGCGATTCAGATTCTTATAAGCGTGATCAACCTTATCGATAACGAACATAAGGATACATTTCTGTGTTAA
- a CDS encoding HypC/HybG/HupF family hydrogenase formation chaperone, with product MCISIPAKVVQVGDMIALVDFGNGEPTPALNNAEDEIKEGDYVLVSYGMIIQKISEREYLELLSYERQMRELALTSSLEQGKKG from the coding sequence GTGTGCATCAGTATACCAGCTAAGGTAGTACAAGTAGGAGATATGATAGCATTAGTAGACTTCGGTAACGGAGAACCTACACCTGCACTTAACAACGCTGAAGACGAAATAAAGGAAGGAGACTACGTATTAGTCAGTTATGGTATGATAATACAGAAAATAAGTGAAAGAGAATACCTTGAGCTGTTAAGTTACGAAAGGCAGATGAGAGAATTAGCCCTTACGTCTTCTCTTGAGCAGGGAAAGAAAGGTTAG
- a CDS encoding DUF3211 domain-containing protein, protein MKVEYSVTTSHTREALREILSDPVFVLPRIFKSIKNVQRDRSSYWGSASFLGISHEFHGNVYTSYSRIMYVFQLRRREGELGNGRIVFNLKSEGSLQIEVEYEGWMEKTSLRVLKRWMDEFISVIDEEIRLERIKRKI, encoded by the coding sequence ATGAAAGTTGAATACTCAGTTACCACGTCTCACACAAGAGAGGCGCTGAGGGAGATCTTATCAGACCCAGTGTTTGTCCTTCCCAGGATTTTCAAAAGCATAAAAAATGTGCAGAGGGATCGTTCTTCTTATTGGGGTTCCGCAAGTTTTTTAGGAATTTCCCACGAGTTTCACGGAAATGTGTATACTTCATATAGCAGGATAATGTATGTCTTTCAGCTTAGAAGGAGAGAGGGAGAGTTGGGTAATGGAAGGATAGTGTTCAACTTGAAATCAGAAGGTAGTCTGCAAATAGAAGTCGAATATGAAGGATGGATGGAAAAAACCTCGCTAAGGGTTTTAAAGAGGTGGATGGACGAATTTATATCGGTAATTGATGAGGAAATAAGGCTAGAGAGGATAAAGAGAAAGATATAA